A window of Arcobacter acticola genomic DNA:
GTTGTTAATGCTCTTATTTTAGTTAATATGTCTCCAGTTTGGAGAAGAAGATTTCTTACATGGGGTATGTTAATAGCAGTATTCGGAGTAAGATTAATTTTACCAATTTTAATAGTTTTCGCAACAACTGATTTAAGTTTTGTTGAATCATTTACCCTAGCAATAAACAATCCAAGTGAATATGAAAAAATTATTTCAGCTTCACATCATATAGTTATGGCTTTTGGTGGAATATTTTTATTAATGATATTTTTATCATTTTTATTTAATGAAAAGAAAGATGTTCATTGGATTGCAATCATTGAGAAATATGCTTCAAGATGGTCAAGCATTGGTGATTTAAAAATATTAATTGCAATATTAACCGTTGCACTTATTGGTTTTTATGCTCCATCTGAAATTTTAATTGCAGATGTTGTAAAAAAGATTGATAAAGGTGACATTATTTTACCTATGGTTTATGGTATTTTACTATTTCTTTGTATTGAATTTCTAAGAGGTATTTTAGAAGATGATGGTAGTAAACATGAGTCAAATAGTATGGAAATTGAAAGAGAAAAAATAGAAAACGTTGTAAATACTAAACTGGCAAAAGGTGGATTCGCTTCATTTGTTTATTTAGAACTTATTGATATGTCTTTCTCTTTTGATGGTGTTTTAGGAGCTTTTGCTGTTAGTCAAAATATCGTTATTATTATGTTAGGTTTAGGAGCAGGAGCATTTGCAGTTAGAAATCTTACTATTTTAATGGTAGATAGAGGAACTGTTTCTGAATACAAATATTTAGAACATGGGGCAATGTGGTCTGTAGGATTTTTAGCAATAAGTATGATTATCCAAATATTTATGCATTTACCTCATGGCTTAATTATTGCTTTTGCTATTATTCCAATTGCTATTGCGTTTTATCACTCTGTTAGAGAAAATAAATTAGATAATTTAACAGTTAATTAATTCTTTATTATAATTGATTTTTACTAGATAAGAATATTCCGTAATAGATTAAACTATCACGGAATTTATAGATAGAAATTTAAAACTATTTACCTTGCTCTTGTTCAACAGGTTCTTCATCTTGAACAGGAAGTTCTTCTTCACCCTCTTTTGGTGCTAATTCTTCTTTGTCCATTTCTTCATCAGATGGATTTAAAAGAACTGGCATTGCATCTTCTTTTTCGAT
This region includes:
- a CDS encoding DUF475 domain-containing protein; its protein translation is MTELIKQKSTLSYFNTFFLFFGVSLIIEFFYMGVLGIVQGTTLTILELALSFDNAVVNALILVNMSPVWRRRFLTWGMLIAVFGVRLILPILIVFATTDLSFVESFTLAINNPSEYEKIISASHHIVMAFGGIFLLMIFLSFLFNEKKDVHWIAIIEKYASRWSSIGDLKILIAILTVALIGFYAPSEILIADVVKKIDKGDIILPMVYGILLFLCIEFLRGILEDDGSKHESNSMEIEREKIENVVNTKLAKGGFASFVYLELIDMSFSFDGVLGAFAVSQNIVIIMLGLGAGAFAVRNLTILMVDRGTVSEYKYLEHGAMWSVGFLAISMIIQIFMHLPHGLIIAFAIIPIAIAFYHSVRENKLDNLTVN